The following coding sequences lie in one Oncorhynchus gorbuscha isolate QuinsamMale2020 ecotype Even-year linkage group LG10, OgorEven_v1.0, whole genome shotgun sequence genomic window:
- the tamalin gene encoding general receptor for phosphoinositides 1-associated scaffold protein, translated as MKNMTLRRLKKVNSCDPASGLSSQDEIYFPSSKSDSCKTMDLPTNSSEVYNYKTLAYSGGTLPRNYRKSGGLQKWKPLTQTPEPQRKVVVLVKKEEETFGFEIQTYGLHHQDQNSVEMCTFVCTVHDDSPAQQAGLKVGDTVTSVNETTVDGFQHKEIVQLIRASGNSIKLETVYSDSIRKAELEARLQYLKQTLHEKWDEYRSLMMQEQRLVHGIVMSDAAIYESLESAGVYGSLGAPSPAALRALRCTGSTSSSASHLSVTTEEDPLYQTCLYQGQGDRLNDANGDLTRTTSSTEKDQQEQEKPPQGKQRMIRPASELFTSAKAHLTRSASTRSYLRGSNNSSSAPGEKVQSGGFSSLQRKPKQKSFRRHLLKFIPGLNRAMEEEESKL; from the exons ATGAAGAATATGACACTTCGAAGGCTTAAAAAAGTAAACTCCTGTGATCCAGCTAGTGGACTTTCGAGCCAGGACGAAATTTACTTTCCGTCCTCAAAGTCAGACAGTTGTAAAACTATGGATTTACCAACTAATTCATCGGAGGTGTATAATTACAAGACTTTGGCTTACTCTGGTGGAACGTTGCCAAGGAACTACAGAAAG AGTGGCGGGCTGCAGAAGTGGAAGCCTCTCACTCAAACACCAGAGCCACAGAG GAAAGTTGTTGTCCTggtgaagaaggaggaggagacctTTGGCTTTGAGATCCAG ACATATGGGCTGCACCACCAGGACCAGAACTCTGTGGAGATGTGCACATTCGTGTGCACGGTTCATGACGACAGCCCCGCTCAACAAGCCGGACTCAAAGTcg GGGACACCGTCACTAGCGTGAACGAGACCACTGTGGACGGATTTCAGCACAAGGAGATTGTTCAGCTAATCAGGGCCTCTGGGAACTCCATTAA GCTGGAAACAGTGTACAGCGACTCCATTCGAAAAGCAGAACTGGAGGCAAGGCTTCAGTATCTAAAg CAAACCCTTCATGAGAAATGGGATGAATACAGATCTTTGATGATGCAAGAGCAGAGGCTTGTTCATG GCATAGTGATGAGTGATGCTGCTATCTATGAGTCCCTGGAGTCTGCGGGGGTGTACGGTAGTCTGGGCGCACCGAGCCCGGCCGCCCTGCGTGCCCTCCGCTGCACcggcagcaccagcagcagcgcCAGCCACCTGAGTGTCACCACAGAGGAGGACCCACTCTACCAGACCTGTCTGTACCAGGGGCAGGGCGACCGCCTCAACGACGCCAACGGTGACCTCACCAGAACCACCAGCAGCACAGAGAAAGACCAACAGGAACAGGAGAAGCCACCCCAGGGTAAGCAGAGAATGATCCGTCCCGCCAGCGAGCTCTTCACCTCGGCCAAGGCCCACCTGACCCGCAGCGCCAGTACACGCAGCTACCTGAGGGGCTCCAACAACTCTTCGTCAGCACCAGGGGAGAAAGTGCAATCGGGAGGGTTCAGCTCGCTACAGAGGAAACCCAAACAGAAGAGCTTCCGCCGACACCTCCTCAAGTTCATCCCTGGACTGAACAGagccatggaggaggaggagagcaagcTCTGA